Part of the Kitasatospora sp. NBC_01266 genome, GCGAGGAGCTGGAGCGCGAGCATGTGCAGACCTCGCTGGTGCGCGGCCTGCCCCGACTGGTGGTGCTCCGCAGCCACGTGCTGCGCAACGCGCTGCCGCCGATCATCACCGCCGTCGGCCTGCTGACCGCCGGCACCTTCGCCTCGACGCTGGTCGTCGAGTCCGCCTTCGCGGTGCCGGGGATCGGGCAGTTGACGATCCAGTCGGTGGCCCAGAAGGACTTCCCGGTGGTCCAGGCCGTGGCGCTGCTGCTGGTCGCCGCGTTCGTGGTCTGCAACGCGGTGAGCGACCTGATCCAGGCCCTGGTGGACCCGCGACTGCGCGAGGCAGGGAGCACATCGTGAGACAGACGTTGAGCCAGACACTGCGGAAGACGGCCAGGAAGCTGGGCCGCTCCGGAACCGCCTCGGCGGTGTTCCTGCTGGTCGTGCTGGTGGTCGCGATCGCCGCGCCGCTGCTCGCCCCGGTCGACCCCAACCGGCAGAGCCTGCTGGACGCCTACACCGGCCCGTCCGCCGCGCACCTGCTCGGCGCGGACGGCATCGGCCGCGACATCCTGTCCCGGCTGATGTTCGGGGCGCGCACCAGCCTGCTCGGCCCGGCGCTGGTCGTCGGGGTGTCGCTGCTGTTCGGCATCCCGCTGGCGCTGCTGGCCAGTTGGTACGGCGGCTGGGTCGACGCGGTGGTGGCCCGGGTCTTCGACCTGATCTACGCGCTGCCCGGCCTGCTGCTCGCGGTGCTGACGGTGGCCCTGTTCGGTCCCGGCCTGACACCGGCCGTCGCCGCGCTCTCCATCGCCTACGTGCCCTTCCTGGCCCGGATCGTGCGGGCGGCGGCGCGCCAGCAGCGGGTCAGCCCGTACGTCGACGCCCTGTCGGTGCAGGGCTTCGGCATGGTGCGGATCTCCGTCGGCCACGTGCTGCGCAACATCGCGCCCACCGTGGTCGGCCAGGCCGCGATCGCCTTCGGCTACGCGCTGCTCGACCTGGCCTCGCTCTCCTACCTCGGCCTCGCCGTCCAGGCCCCGACGCCCGACTGGGGCGTCATGGTCAGCGACACCGACGCGCTGATGAAGGGGTACTGGCTGCCGGTGATCGCACCGGGCGTGCTGATCGTGCTCACCGTCCTGGCACTGACCGTGCTCGGCGCGCGGATCAGCGGCGAGCAGCCGCCCGGCTACCTGCGCCGCGCGAAGCGCACCCCGCGCAAGCAGGCCCCCGACCCGGCGCGGCCGGGCGGACCGGAGCAGAAGGAGACGACCGTGGGAGCCGTCGGATGAGCGGGCCACTGCTGGAACTGTCGGGCCTCACGGTCGACATCGACACCGAGGCCGCCGCCTCGCGCACGCTGCTCGACGGCATCGACCTGACCCTCGCCCGCGGCGAGGCGCTGGGCCTGGTCGGTGAGTCCGGCTCGGGCAAGTCGATGACCGTGCGCGCGATCACCCGGCTGCTGCCGGCCGGGGCCCGGACCTCGGGCACGATCCGCTTCGAGGGCGCCGACGTCGGCGCGATGGACGCCGCCGCACTGCGCTCCTACCGCGACGGCGGCGTGGGCCTGGTCTTCCAGGACCCGCGCGCGCACATCAACCCGACCCGCCGGATCGGCGCGTTCCTGATCGAGGCGCTGGTCCGCAACCGGAAGGTCCCCAAACGCGAGGCGCTGGCCAGGGCGGCGGCGGTGCTGGCCGAGGTCGGCATCGACGACCCGACCCGGCGGCTGCGGCAGTACCCGCACGAGGTCTCCGGCGGCATGCTGCAGCGCGTCATGATCGCCTCGGTGCTGCTCGCCGAGCCCCGGCTGATCCTGGCCGACGAGCCGACCACCGCGCTCGACGTGACGATCCAGCAGGAGGTCGTGGCCATTCTGGACCGGCTGCGCCGGGACCGCGGCATGGGCATGGTCTTCATCACCCACGACCTCGACCTCGCGCTGGCCGTCTGCGGCCGCGTGGCGGTGATGTACGCGGGGCGGATCGTCGAACTCCGGTCCGCCGACACCCTGCACGAGCGCGCCGCCCACCCGTACACGGCCGGGCTGCTCGGCTCGCGACCCGCGATCGACGAGCGGGCGGAGCGGCTGGCGGCCATCCCCGGCCGCCCCGTCTCCGCCTTCGAGTCGGGCCCGGGCTGCGCCTTCGCGCCGCGCTGCGCGCACGCGCGGCCGGTCTGCGAGCAGCGGCCACCGGAACTCACCGAGTTCGACGGCGGGTTGGTGCGCTGCGCGCGGGTGGCGGAGATCCGCCCGGCACGGACGAGCAAGGAGGCGAGCGCATGAGCGCGGCAGCGACCGACACCGCGCAGGCGGTCGAGGTACGGGAACTGGGCAAGGTGTTCAAGGGCCCGCGCGGGGTGCGGCACCAGGCCGTGGCGGACGTCTCGTTCGACGTCCCGGTCGGCGGCTCACTCGGTATCGTCGGCGAGTCCGGCTCGGGCAAGACCACCATCGCCCGGATGCTGGTCGGGCTGGAACGCCCGACCGGCGGCCGGATCGCGGTGCTGGGCCGCGACCGCAGCCGGCCGGCGCGCCGGGGCGCGGAGCGCGGCGCCCGGGCGCGGGAGCTGCAGATCGTCTTCCAGGACCCGTACACCTCGCTCGACCCGCGGCAGAGCGCGCGGGCCGCGGTGGAGGAGGTGCTGCGGCACCACGGCGGGCTGACGGCGGACCAGCGCGCGAAGCGACTCGACGAGCTGGTCGATCAGGTGGGCCTGACCGAGCGCCAGGCCCGGGCCCGTCCGCGCGACCTCTCCGGCGGCCAGCGCCAGCGGGTGGCGATCGCCCGGGCGCTGGCGGCGCGGCCGCGGGTCCTGGTGCTGGACGAGGCGGTCTCGGCGCTGGACGTGTCGATCCAGGCGCAGATCCTCAACCTGCTCGCGGACATCCGCGCCGAGACCGGGCTGACCTACCTGCTGATCTCGCACGACCTGGCGGTCGTGCGGCAGCTCTGCGACACGGTGCTGGTGCTGCGCCGCGGTCGGGTGGTCGAGCAGGGCGACTGCGCCCGCGTGCTCGACGCGCCGGAGCAGGCGTACACCCGGGCGCTGCGCGAGGCGGTTCCGGTGCCGGGCTGGAGAGTTGGGGTGTAGGCCAGGAAGCGGTGACAAGCCGCTGAGTACGACAGGCCCCCGACCGCTGACGCGATCGGGGGCCTGTCGTGAGGGGCCCTGTCGTGAGGGGCCCGGTCGTGACCGGGCTACCGCCGGGCGGCTCGCACCCGGCCGAGGACCGTCGAGAGCGCGATGACCGCCATGGTGCCCAGCAGCATCATCGAGCCGATGACGTCGATCTGCGCCGGGTAGGCGCGCTGCACGGATCCCCAGATGTACATCGGGAAGGTCTCCAGGTTGCCGGCGGTGAAGACGGTGATGATGTAGTCGTCCACCGACAGCGCGAAGGAGAGCAGGGCCGCCGCCGCGATACCGGGGGCCACCAGTGGGAGGGTGACCTTCATGAAGGTCTGGAACGGCGTGGCGTAGAGGTCCTGGGCCGCCCGCTCCAGGGTCGGGTCCATGCCCGCGAGCCGGGCCTTGACCGTCACCACGACGTAGCTGACGCAGAACATCACATGCGCGATCGTGATGGTCCAGAAGCCGAGCCCGCCGGGGCCGACGGTGTTGAAGAACATCGCGGCCAGCGTCGCGCCCATGACCACCTCGGGGGCGGCCATCGGCAGGAACAGCAGGGCGTTGATGCCGGAGCGGGCCTTGAAGCGGTGGCGCACCATCGCGAAGGCGATCATCGTGCCCAGCACCGTCGCCACCACGGTCGCCACGGCGCCGATCTGCAGCGAGAGCCCGATGCTGTGGCACATCCCGGGGTTGGCGCACGGGTTGGCCCAGGCCGCCGTGGAGAAGTGGTTCCAGACGTAGTTGAACTTGCCCACGGGCTGGTTGAAGGACATCCACAGGACGACCGCGTTGGGCAGCAGCATGAAGACGAAGATCGCCACCGTGACGACCAGCAGGATGTGCTCGCGGGCCCAGCTCAGCGGGCTGCGGCGGCGGACCGCCGGGGCCCCTGCGGCTGCCGCGGGGAGAGTGGTCAGAGTCGTCATCAGAGCAGATCCTCCGTACCGGCCTTGCGGATGTAGCTCATCACCAGGACGAGCGTGCCGACCATCATCACGACCGAGATCGCCGAACCGACCGGGTAGCCGGAGGTCTGTCGCAGGAACAGGTCCTCGATCTTCTGGCCGACCACGCCGGTGTTCGGGTTGCCCAGCAGCTGGGCGTTGATGTAGTCGCCGACCGCCGGGATGAAGGTCAGCAGGGTGCCGCCGACGACACCGGGCATCGACAGCGGCAGGGTGATCCGCCGCCAGGTGGTGAAGGTGCTGCAGTAGAGGTCGCTGCCCGCCTCCAGCAGCCGGGGGTCGATCTTCTCCAGCGAGGTGTAGAGCGGCAGGATCGTGAACGGCAGGAAGTTGTAGACCATGCCGCAGACCACCGCCGCCGGGGTGTTGATCACATGGCTGCCGGTGGTCCAGCCGAGCGCGTCGGTCAGCCCGAGGATGTGCGCGCTCCGCAGCACGTGGACGACCGGGCCCTGGTCGGCGAGGATGGTCTCCCAGGCGATGGTGCGGATCAGGAAGCTGGTGAACGACGGCACGATCACCAGTGCCATCAGCAGCGACTTCCACTTGCCGCCCTTGAAGGCGATGAAGTAGGCCACCGGGTAGCCCAGCGCCAGGCAGAGGACCGTGGTGAGGGTCGAGTACAGGCCCGAGTGCCAGTACTGCGTCCCGTAGTCGGAGATCGCGTGCCCGTAGTTGGCCCAGTGCCAGGTCAGCTTGAAGCCGTCGTCGTAGTTGCCGGTCTGCACCGAGGCCGAGACCGAGGTGAGGATCGGCAGCAGGAAGAAGACGGTCAGCCAGAGCAGGCCCGGCAGCAGCAGGATCCAGGGGGTCAGGTTGCGGCGCGGCTTGTGGTCCGCGACCGGCGGGCGCTGCGCCGTTGCGGCCGCGGGGTCGGCGACAGCGGTCATGCGGCGCCCTCCTCGTCCAGGACGGCGCCGGCCTCGATGTCCTGGGTGCCGTCCAGGCCGAAGCCCTGGCTCGGGTCCCAGTAGACGGCGACCTCGTTGCCCGGGCGCTGGATGGCGCGGCCGGTGTTCTGCTCGAACACCGAGATCTCCTCGCCGGAGGCCAGCCTGACCAGGTACTGGGTGGAGACACCGATGAACGAGGTGTCGACCACCG contains:
- a CDS encoding ABC transporter permease; its protein translation is MRQTLSQTLRKTARKLGRSGTASAVFLLVVLVVAIAAPLLAPVDPNRQSLLDAYTGPSAAHLLGADGIGRDILSRLMFGARTSLLGPALVVGVSLLFGIPLALLASWYGGWVDAVVARVFDLIYALPGLLLAVLTVALFGPGLTPAVAALSIAYVPFLARIVRAAARQQRVSPYVDALSVQGFGMVRISVGHVLRNIAPTVVGQAAIAFGYALLDLASLSYLGLAVQAPTPDWGVMVSDTDALMKGYWLPVIAPGVLIVLTVLALTVLGARISGEQPPGYLRRAKRTPRKQAPDPARPGGPEQKETTVGAVG
- a CDS encoding ABC transporter ATP-binding protein: MSGPLLELSGLTVDIDTEAAASRTLLDGIDLTLARGEALGLVGESGSGKSMTVRAITRLLPAGARTSGTIRFEGADVGAMDAAALRSYRDGGVGLVFQDPRAHINPTRRIGAFLIEALVRNRKVPKREALARAAAVLAEVGIDDPTRRLRQYPHEVSGGMLQRVMIASVLLAEPRLILADEPTTALDVTIQQEVVAILDRLRRDRGMGMVFITHDLDLALAVCGRVAVMYAGRIVELRSADTLHERAAHPYTAGLLGSRPAIDERAERLAAIPGRPVSAFESGPGCAFAPRCAHARPVCEQRPPELTEFDGGLVRCARVAEIRPARTSKEASA
- a CDS encoding ABC transporter ATP-binding protein, with amino-acid sequence MSAAATDTAQAVEVRELGKVFKGPRGVRHQAVADVSFDVPVGGSLGIVGESGSGKTTIARMLVGLERPTGGRIAVLGRDRSRPARRGAERGARARELQIVFQDPYTSLDPRQSARAAVEEVLRHHGGLTADQRAKRLDELVDQVGLTERQARARPRDLSGGQRQRVAIARALAARPRVLVLDEAVSALDVSIQAQILNLLADIRAETGLTYLLISHDLAVVRQLCDTVLVLRRGRVVEQGDCARVLDAPEQAYTRALREAVPVPGWRVGV
- a CDS encoding ABC transporter permease, which gives rise to MTTLTTLPAAAAGAPAVRRRSPLSWAREHILLVVTVAIFVFMLLPNAVVLWMSFNQPVGKFNYVWNHFSTAAWANPCANPGMCHSIGLSLQIGAVATVVATVLGTMIAFAMVRHRFKARSGINALLFLPMAAPEVVMGATLAAMFFNTVGPGGLGFWTITIAHVMFCVSYVVVTVKARLAGMDPTLERAAQDLYATPFQTFMKVTLPLVAPGIAAAALLSFALSVDDYIITVFTAGNLETFPMYIWGSVQRAYPAQIDVIGSMMLLGTMAVIALSTVLGRVRAARR
- a CDS encoding ABC transporter permease is translated as MTAVADPAAATAQRPPVADHKPRRNLTPWILLLPGLLWLTVFFLLPILTSVSASVQTGNYDDGFKLTWHWANYGHAISDYGTQYWHSGLYSTLTTVLCLALGYPVAYFIAFKGGKWKSLLMALVIVPSFTSFLIRTIAWETILADQGPVVHVLRSAHILGLTDALGWTTGSHVINTPAAVVCGMVYNFLPFTILPLYTSLEKIDPRLLEAGSDLYCSTFTTWRRITLPLSMPGVVGGTLLTFIPAVGDYINAQLLGNPNTGVVGQKIEDLFLRQTSGYPVGSAISVVMMVGTLVLVMSYIRKAGTEDLL